TTTAAATTTGACTCTTCATTACTATGCCAATTTGATTTTGATTGTGCTTCATTAATTACCGCCCTATATTTTTCAGAACCCACCCTCCCCTCTGAATATCCTGGGAATTTTAAATCTCCATAATCTCCCCAAACAATTGCTCTTCCACTTGGCAATCTACTTTCTAACTTCTGCAAATTAGGACCATTTGCATTTTTTAAAAAATTCGATCCTGGTTCAGATTCCTGTAATTGAGGGATGTTGCTTTGAGCTAAAATGCTTACCACATGAATTACAGGTCGGATTATCTCCCAAATAGCACCACCTAAAACATTTAAAATTGAAAAATCTCCTCTTCCCATTTTAATTTGAGCTTGAGCCTCTAGTTCAGAAAAAAATCTTGCATTTCGAATCATATCAACTCCTTCATTTGGTGTACCAATCGTTATAAATCCACGTACCAATAAATTTGTTGTGTCAGACCAATCTTGGTTATGTACTAATGCTCTAGCAAAAAGTCCTCCTAATGAATGACCTATAGCTATATAATTATAAGGATAATTTGCTGATTTTAAAATTTTACTTAGCCTTCCAGCAGGAGGCATACTAAATACTGTTGGAATTTTCTCATCAGTTTGATAATTAAAACTTTGTGAAAATGACATTATGTCTGGTCTAACTCCATATCTTGGAGCACCAAAGAACCTTGGATAATTAAATGCAACATGATTATCAATTTCACTCATACCTTTTGGATCTCCACCAAAACCATGTAGTTCACAATGGTTCCAAGGTACAGCAATTTGAGCAATTATTGTTACTACATTTGTTAAGAATATTAGAATTAAGATGTGAATTGAATTTTTCATTTTAGTTTTTTAAGGGATTAGAATATTTGATAAATTAATTATATGAACGAGTATTTTGTCCATACTTTGGTTAATATTTATTGGTGGATTATGAATGTATGAATTGTAAATTGAGTTAAGAGAATCCTTTTCTTGAACAGACATTCTCATAAAAGATTTATCAATTATTTTAACAGCAACCCTATAATTCCCAATAGTTTGATAAGTATTTTTAACTGAATTCCATAATTCATTTTCCTTAAAGGTTGTTAAGCTATCAATGCATAAATAATTTCTATCGAAAAGAGTTTCAATCTTCCATTCAATTGAATTATCATTTAATATTGAAACTACTTTTATAAAATTACCAAGCTCATTTACTGTAGAACCATCTTCCTTGCATTTGTTTTTAAAAATCAACCTTATGGAATCAGTTACTTTATTTGGGTATGAAATTGACAACGGTATTTCATTAATATTTGGCTCAGAAATTGCCTTTGGTAGGTTTTCTATTCGAATCAAATTATTGTTTCTATCAAATTTTTTATAAGTTGAATTATACAATTCTGATTTCCATATTTGATTTTTTTCATTTGCCAGAGTATCTCTATCTGACATTTTAAGAATTGTTCTAACAATTTTAAAACTTTTTACATTGGTATCAGGAACACTAACAATGACATGAGTTTCTGAGCAATTTTTGTTTATCAAAAGGGATTTCTCTTTTTCAGGTAAATTAAATTGAGTTGAATTTAACTCCAAACTATCAATTACTTCTTCATCATAACTTAAAGTTTGACCAACTAAAATTTTATTAAAAGATGTTGTGGATATTGTTTTGTTAGCATCCTTACAACCATTTAAAATTATTGACAATAAGAAGATTAACTTAATGATGAAATTGTTTGTTAGGGTGTGATTCATTTTTTGTGTTTTGTTAAAATTTAGGGAATATGATGTTGTATATAAATAAACATGTGTTTACTAAATCAAATAGAGTTTTTAACTTGATTTAATTATAAATTCAAATACTATTTATTTGATTTTTAAATTGTGAAAATAATAATTTGTTTTTTTAACATTAACTTCATTTTACTAATACAAATTTTTTAGTTTCGTTTATTCCGTTTCCTGTTATTCTGTAATAATATATCCCATTTGATTCTCCTTTTCCACTCCATATAAACTCCTTTTCTCCTTCTATTAATCCTTTGTATATTATTTTTATTAATTGTCCTTTATCATTTAATACACTTATTGTTACTTCCTTGGGTTCTTCTAAGATTACATTGAATTTTGTTTCTTCTTTGAATGGTTGGGGGATATTCTCTTTTAGTTTTGACCTTTTAATGAATTCTGAATTGGATTTTCTTTTTCAATGTTTGTATTTTAAACTGATAAATAACTTGATAAATAAAATGATTGCTTAATACCAGCAAACTTAAATCATCCTATTACATACAAACCATTGGGTGTTATATTTATATCTGATGGGCTGCTGTTTAATCCTGATCCTAACATATTCCATTTTGTTCCTGTAAATTCTACTATACAATTTGTAATAGTGTCACATATTGATGTAAATTCTCCTCCAACATATAAATTACCATTTGCTGTATCTAAAGTAGTTACATATGATTGAGTACTTCCTGATCTTCTAACTCCAGTTCCTAATCTACTCCAATTCGTACCATCCCATTTAAATATTCCATTTAGCTATTCCATTACATGTATCATTTCCAGCAATTGTAAAATCTCCTCCTACATATAAAATTCCGTTTAGGATTGCTATAGAGTTTATTTCACCATTTGTTCCATTACCTAAAGTAGTCTATGATATGCCATCCCATTTTGATATATTATTAACTTTTATCTTACCAGCACTATCGAATTTGCCTCCTACATATAAATTTCCATTATTATATAACATTGTATTAATTAATGGGTAACTATTTTTATCACTTACTCCATTCCCAAGGGGTGACCAAACTATTCCATTCCATTTTGCTATGTTCTTAGATCTTATTTTACCAACTGTATCAAATATTCCAGCGATATACAATTCATTCCCATTCATTGTACTTGAAAGTACATAACCATTAATTCCTTCACCTACTTTTGACCAATTTGTACCATTCCATTTTGATAATCCTTTACTTTTTATTATAGCATCAACAGTATCGAAAAATCCTCCAACATATAGTGTTGATCCATTTCTTGACATTGTTTTTACTAATCCTTGTACTCCATTACCTAATCACCATCTTTCAGTTTAACTATTGAATTTGCACTGTGGAAATAATGCCCATCAAAACCTCCTCTTACATAAATACTACTGTCAGGATTTTTTCTAATAACAGTAGCACTATTTAGTCCATCTAATCCATTTACAACACTATTATCCCAATTAATATCAATACTGTCACTTTGTGAATACGTTATTCCAAATCCATATATCATTATTATTATTAATGTTATTATTCGCTTTTTCATTGATTTGTTTTGTGGTTTGATTTTTATAGGCTTATTAAATTTCTTTTTGCTAACTTTCTTCTTGTAAATTTTATTTATTTAGAATCAACGTTTTTACATACTGTTTTCCTTCTGAACTTAATACACAATAATATACTCCACTTTCTTCTTTTTCTACATTCCAATCCACCTCATATATCCCTTTTTCATGGTTACTTTCTGATACTATTTTCTTTATCTCTTCTCCCTTTGCATTTGTGATTATTATCTTTAATTTACATTTTGTTGGAACTTTGTATTCTATCCTTGTTTCCTTTGATAAAGGATTTGGATATGCTGCTATTGTAAATTCACTTGAACTTGATTTCTCTTCATATTTTACTCCATTAGGCAATGTTGGCTTTTCATTTAAATCGATCTTTAATACTGGATTTGTTTGGATTTTTTCCTCTGATTGTTTGTTTAAATTTGTACTCCGCTCAATAGTGTTTACGTTTGCATTACAACAGTAATTTGGTGGGGAAATATAACCATGTAAGTATGTACTTCTATCATTGATTTTTTCATTATCTATTTTTCTTATTCCTGATACTGCATGAAAACCTGGTTTAAAATTAACTGTATTACTTGCATGCATATCTACATTTGCTGTGTTTTCTATTGAAAACACTTTTTGTGACATAGCATTATTTCTCCCAGTTACTACTTTATTTTTTGCTTGAAACTCATAAAAATATCCCAATAGTTTTACTGTATCGCTATACACATTAGTTGGGTACTGGTCTTCTGTTATATAATTAATCACTCCATGAAATAAATTTGTATCTGTAAATTCATTTAATATTCCTGATTCACAGGCAAATCTTAACAACATTGCTGCTGTTGCTCGAATTGAATATGTAAATGCTGCATCTCGTATTCCTCTTAAATCATTTATATCTGACTTTGTTGGAAATTCTAATAATACATCACTATAAAAATTTTTGGTTGTTGGACCATGGGCTGTATTATATATGTATGGTAATTCTCCTATTTTCTCTGTATTCGTATTGCCATCATGACCTCTGGATGCAAAGAAATCAGCTACTTGGTTTGTTGTATACATTAAGTATCGTATTGGCTCTACATTACAATCTACTTTTACTGATTCTCCCTTTTCCATAAAAACTCTTTTCCAACTCCAATACCTTGGATCAATCCAATTTTGTTCATTTTCTGCATATTCATCTTCATCCCCCATTACATCCATCCATTGTTCATATGGATCACAATTATTAGATCCAAATAATCCTGATACAAAGGTACATGCGTGTGCCTCATTATGAACATGAACTGGCACTCCCATATCACCCAATAAATGAACTAGCCTTCCTAACAAATG
Above is a window of Chlorobiota bacterium DNA encoding:
- a CDS encoding T9SS type A sorting domain-containing protein; translation: MKKLTLIMCVFIVMSNKAYSHKEFTHQYIVREAYKLLKLQIGADIPILKNFISLIEDKNNDPCEDKSYNTDIRGDVIAGAWVEDVSDVIYDYGGSRGGWWWPSYTISSISHFWNADNGDNSDVWLFGSMKTEQGKSHNALNKAIAYYSFNQQFEIHVTVNNRRHYFSYNNLPDFYKNGNIYYKGYDIGGGRNVQNTYGNFEQKLGINQNDKTLRNKITFHLLGRLVHLLGDMGVPVHVHNEAHACTFVSGLFGSNNCDPYEQWMDVMGDEDEYAENEQNWIDPRYWSWKRVFMEKGESVKVDCNVEPIRYLMYTTNQVADFFASRGHDGNTNTEKIGELPYIYNTAHGPTTKNFYSDVLLEFPTKSDINDLRGIRDAAFTYSIRATAAMLLRFACESGILNEFTDTNLFHGVINYITEDQYPTNVYSDTVKLLGYFYEFQAKNKVVTGRNNAMSQKVFSIENTANVDMHASNTVNFKPGFHAVSGIRKIDNEKINDRSTYLHGYISPPNYCCNANVNTIERSTNLNKQSEEKIQTNPVLKIDLNEKPTLPNGVKYEEKSSSSEFTIAAYPNPLSKETRIEYKVPTKCKLKIIITNAKGEEIKKIVSESNHEKGIYEVDWNVEKEESGVYYCVLSSEGKQYVKTLILNK
- a CDS encoding T9SS type A sorting domain-containing protein, coding for MKRSKLKENIPQPFKEETKFNVILEEPKEVTISVLNDKGQLIKIIYKGLIEGEKEFIWSGKGESNGIYYYRITGNGINETKKFVLVK